The nucleotide window CGACCTCGCCGCGCTTGTCACCCCGTTCGCCGACGACTGGTCGAGCACCGGCCGCAGCCTGGTCCGGGTGATCGCCGGGCTGGCCTTCCTGGGGCTCGGCGGCCTGCTTGGCGTCCTCACCTTCACCGCTGTCACCCTGGTCATCGGCGACCCGTTCTACGAGAAGATCTCCGAGCAGGTCGAGCAGCGGTACGGCGGCACGCCGGGCGCGGTGGACGTGCCGTTCTGGTCGTCGCTGCGCCGCAGCCTCGCCGACTCGGTACGCCTGGTGGCGCTCACGGCGCTGGTCGGCATCCCGCTCTTCGTGGCCGGCTTCATCCCGGTGGTCGGCCAGACTGTCGTCCCGGTCATCGGTGCGGCCGTGGGCGGCTGGTTCCTCGCCGTGGAGCTGGTCGGCGCGCCGTTCTACCGTCGCGGGATGCGGCTGCCGCAGCGCCGGACGATCCTGAAGGCCGACCGGCCCACCGCGCTCGGTTTCGGAGTGGCCGTCTTCCTCTGCTTCCTGATTCCGCTCGGCGCCGTGCTGATCATGCCGGCGGCGGTCGCCGGTGCCACGTTGCTGGCCCGCCGCTCGATGGGCCAGTCGATCGAGGAGAGCTGACATGGAGATCACCCTTGTCGAGGGGGACATCACCGCCCAGCGGGTGGACGCCGTCGTGAACGCCGCGAACTCGTCCCTGCTCGGCGGCGGTGGGGTCGACGGTGCCATCCACCGGCGCGGCGGGCCAGCGATCCTGGCCGAGTGCCGGGCGCTGCGGGCGTCCCGCTACGGCAAGGGCCTGCCCACCGGCCAGGCGGTGGCGACCACCGCCGGGGAGCTGCCGGCGCGCTGGGTGATCCACACAGTCGGGCCGGTCTGGTCGGCCAACGAGGACCGGTCGGCGCTGCTGCGCGACTGCTACGCCAACAGCCTCCGGGTGGCCGACGAGCTGGGCGCTGGCACCGTGGCCTTCCCTCTGATCTCGGCCGGCATCTACGGCTGGCCGGTCGACGACGCGGTCGGTCAGGCGCTGGCGGTGCTGCGATCGGCGAGCCCGGCCGCGGTCAACGAGACGCGCCTGGTGCTCTTCGGCCCCGACACCTATGCCACCGCACGCCAGGTGATCGGGGAGCCGCCCTCCCCGTGATCACTTGCCTTCGCCGTGATCACTTGATGCTGAGTAGTCCAACACCCACGCTGCCGCGTCGATCATGGAGTTGTGGTGGGTGACAAAGCGCCCGTGTCGTACCAAAACGGGCACCACAACTCCATGATCGACGAGGTCGACCTGCGCCCGCTCCGCGATCTTGCACTTTCTGTTGCGGCATAGCGGGTCATTTCGCTCATTACGGCAGCAGAAAGTGCAAGATCGGTGCACGCGTGAAGAGATCGCTAACGCAATCCCGGAATACCGGTCAGGTCATCGTGACTGCGGGACGGTGCGCCTATGCCGCCCGTGCGTCATCCCACAGGGACTCGAAGTGCTCCACGTAACGATCAAACGGACCGCCGGCTTCCCGGCGTCGGAAGTGCATCGTTACCGAGTCCTGCCCCAGCCCCGCGCCGATGTGCGTGGCCACAATCGCCTCGTCATCGAAGACCCAGACGGACATGGCAACGTGCCGTTCTGACATTCGGGCGGCAAGGGGTTCCGGAGACTTCGCGATCTCTGCCTGGGTCATGGCGATGCGGGTCGCAAGCGTCAGAGGAGTTGCCTCGATACGCTCTCGCGCCGTAGTGACCTCGCTGCCAGGATCGCCGAGGAGAAAACGCACGTCGGCGCCGTTCTGTGCCTTCGCACCGAGCGTGGTGGCGGCGTTGGGGACCTCAAGCCATACGAAGTAACTCGTGTATCCGCCGAACCACAACCTCGTACCCGCTTTGTCGATCAATTCGCGGAACAGTGAACGCGGAAGGTCGGATCGGCGCGCGTA belongs to Micromonospora ureilytica and includes:
- a CDS encoding EI24 domain-containing protein is translated as MDASRIASPVTGVVGRFLAGAGLLLRGLGLYVRSPGLMLLGIVPALISGVLFLGALATLVYFVDDLAALVTPFADDWSSTGRSLVRVIAGLAFLGLGGLLGVLTFTAVTLVIGDPFYEKISEQVEQRYGGTPGAVDVPFWSSLRRSLADSVRLVALTALVGIPLFVAGFIPVVGQTVVPVIGAAVGGWFLAVELVGAPFYRRGMRLPQRRTILKADRPTALGFGVAVFLCFLIPLGAVLIMPAAVAGATLLARRSMGQSIEES
- a CDS encoding O-acetyl-ADP-ribose deacetylase, whose amino-acid sequence is MEITLVEGDITAQRVDAVVNAANSSLLGGGGVDGAIHRRGGPAILAECRALRASRYGKGLPTGQAVATTAGELPARWVIHTVGPVWSANEDRSALLRDCYANSLRVADELGAGTVAFPLISAGIYGWPVDDAVGQALAVLRSASPAAVNETRLVLFGPDTYATARQVIGEPPSP
- a CDS encoding XRE family transcriptional regulator, with the protein product MLWPEVVRRAVKIGSDRELVGMYARRSDLPRSLFRELIDKAGTRLWFGGYTSYFVWLEVPNAATTLGAKAQNGADVRFLLGDPGSEVTTARERIEATPLTLATRIAMTQAEIAKSPEPLAARMSERHVAMSVWVFDDEAIVATHIGAGLGQDSVTMHFRRREAGGPFDRYVEHFESLWDDARAA